The DNA segment ACAATACCGAGTTGTGCTTCCTGGTAGACATGAGCATTGAGTCGGGTAAGAACAGGCTGTTTGTATATGACCTGAAAAAAGATTCTATTACAGAAGCCGGACTGGTAACGCATGGTCGCTGCAATGAAGACTGGCTCAACGGACGCCGCTATGGCAATGAAGTGGGCTGCGGCTGTACTTCACTGGGCAGGTACAAGATCGGCGCCGCTTATAAAGGCAGGTTTGGCCTGGCCTATAAATTACACGGGCAGGATTCCACCAACAGCAATGCTTTTAAAAGATATGTAGTACTGCATTCCCATGAATGTGTACCCGTGGCAGAAGTAGATCCCTACCCCATCTGCCAGAGCGATGGCTGCCCTACTGTATCACCTGCTTTCTTAAAAAAATTAGCCGCAACGATTGATGCATCGCCGCGGCCAATATTGTTATGGATCTTTAACTAATAATCCAACACACCCATCTTTCCTATCTCATACTTCCTGATCGCTTCCTGGATCTCTTCAAAACTATTCATTACAAAAGGTCCATAACTGACTACTTTCTCTTTCAGCGGTTGTCCGCCGAATACGATCAGATCGGCATCACTAACAGCCGTAAATACCAACTGATCGCCATCAATATGAAAATCGGCCAATTGTCCAGCCTTCACTTCTTCTCCCAGCAATTTTATTTTTCCATCCAATACATATAAGGCCGAAG comes from the Paraflavitalea devenefica genome and includes:
- a CDS encoding murein L,D-transpeptidase catalytic domain-containing protein produces the protein MKRFLLLTLATVVLFILGSAAWYYSKMKPGRTPVKHNVAANLHKKLLLKLESRAARARDYAARHKYNTELCFLVDMSIESGKNRLFVYDLKKDSITEAGLVTHGRCNEDWLNGRRYGNEVGCGCTSLGRYKIGAAYKGRFGLAYKLHGQDSTNSNAFKRYVVLHSHECVPVAEVDPYPICQSDGCPTVSPAFLKKLAATIDASPRPILLWIFN